A genomic segment from Gemmatimonadetes bacterium SCN 70-22 encodes:
- a CDS encoding RNA degradosome polyphosphate kinase (catalyzes the reversible transfer of the terminal phosphate of ATP to form a long chain polyphosphate), translating to MIEHAVAPGLFLNRELSWLEFNARVLHEAVDERTPLLERLKFLAIFSTNLDEFYQVRVAGLRRQVAAGVQQAPPDGMSPAAQLEAIDGKVRELVARQHACFHQVLLPELERRGIRLVEMHELTPDESVALNGFFEREVFPVLTPLAVDPGHPFPYISNLSISLAVELRDPARGGEHFARLKVPRSLPRWIPIGRPNHFVPLERLIGAQLGTLFPGMEILGWHVFKITRYSDLDVPAADEPEDLLATIEEQVFARRFGEVVRLEVQSGMPPHIRQLLLDELREVSDPEVLPLTDREVHEPGPLLELGDLLSLASLDVPELRDPPFTPLTPPELRDTARPIFDVIRERDVLVHHPFESFATSVERFFEAAAQDEHVLAIKTTLYRTSGDSTIVRTLTDAAQRGKQVAVLVELRARGDEANNISWARTLEDFGVHVAYGLSGLKTHAKVALVVRREADGIRRYVHIGTGNYNSRTARVYTDFGFFTCNPDIGADISEVFNLLTGFSRQREYRKLLVAPANMKARFLDLIGREAAHARAGRRARIVAKINALVSPDIIAALYDASDAGVEIDLIVRGICCLRPQLPGVSERIRVRSIVGRFLEHSRLFYFANGGAEEYYVGSADWMPRNLERRVEVVVPVEDPVMRQRMFSLIETWLADNRQAWELHPDGRYVQSAPGEADELATHRKLLRDPWGLDRAESRYTTAEIRALVPPPPALDADGNGHAALGARPKGKRATRR from the coding sequence ATGATCGAACACGCCGTCGCGCCCGGCCTCTTCCTGAACCGCGAGCTCTCCTGGCTCGAGTTCAACGCGCGCGTGCTGCACGAGGCGGTCGACGAGCGCACCCCGCTGCTCGAGCGCCTCAAGTTTCTGGCCATCTTCAGCACCAACCTGGACGAGTTCTACCAGGTGCGGGTGGCAGGGCTCCGGCGCCAGGTCGCGGCCGGGGTGCAGCAGGCGCCGCCCGACGGGATGTCGCCGGCCGCGCAGCTGGAGGCCATCGACGGCAAGGTGCGCGAGCTCGTGGCCCGGCAGCACGCGTGCTTCCATCAGGTGCTCCTGCCGGAGCTCGAGCGCCGGGGGATCCGCCTCGTCGAGATGCACGAGCTCACGCCTGACGAGTCGGTGGCGCTCAATGGCTTCTTCGAGCGCGAGGTCTTTCCCGTGCTCACGCCGCTCGCGGTCGACCCCGGGCACCCCTTTCCGTACATCTCCAACCTGTCCATCTCGCTGGCGGTGGAGTTGCGCGACCCGGCGCGCGGGGGGGAGCACTTTGCCCGGCTCAAGGTGCCGCGCAGCCTCCCGCGCTGGATTCCCATCGGGCGTCCCAATCACTTCGTCCCCCTGGAGCGCCTGATCGGCGCCCAGCTGGGGACGCTCTTCCCCGGGATGGAGATCCTGGGGTGGCACGTCTTCAAGATCACGCGCTACTCCGACCTCGACGTCCCCGCGGCCGACGAGCCCGAGGATCTCCTGGCGACCATCGAGGAGCAGGTCTTCGCGCGACGGTTCGGCGAGGTGGTGCGCCTCGAGGTGCAGAGCGGGATGCCGCCGCACATCCGCCAGCTGCTCCTCGACGAGCTGCGCGAGGTGAGCGATCCCGAGGTCCTCCCGCTCACCGACCGGGAAGTGCACGAGCCGGGTCCGCTCCTCGAACTGGGCGACCTGCTGTCGCTGGCCTCGCTCGACGTTCCCGAGTTGCGCGACCCGCCGTTCACCCCGCTCACGCCGCCGGAGCTGCGCGACACGGCGCGCCCGATCTTCGACGTCATCCGCGAGCGCGACGTGCTCGTGCACCACCCGTTCGAGTCGTTTGCGACCTCGGTGGAGCGGTTCTTCGAGGCGGCGGCGCAGGACGAGCACGTCCTGGCCATCAAGACCACGCTGTACCGCACGTCGGGCGACAGCACCATCGTGCGCACGCTGACCGACGCGGCACAGCGGGGCAAGCAGGTCGCGGTGCTGGTGGAGCTGCGGGCGCGCGGCGACGAGGCCAACAACATCTCGTGGGCGCGCACGCTGGAGGACTTCGGCGTCCACGTGGCGTACGGGCTGTCGGGGCTCAAGACGCACGCGAAGGTCGCCCTCGTCGTGCGCCGCGAGGCCGACGGCATTCGCCGCTACGTGCACATCGGGACGGGGAACTACAACTCCCGGACGGCGCGCGTCTACACGGACTTCGGCTTCTTCACCTGCAACCCCGACATCGGCGCCGACATCAGCGAGGTGTTCAACCTCCTCACCGGCTTCTCGCGCCAGCGCGAGTATCGCAAGCTCCTGGTGGCGCCGGCGAACATGAAGGCGCGTTTCCTCGACCTCATCGGGCGCGAGGCCGCCCACGCCCGCGCCGGCCGCCGCGCGCGCATCGTCGCCAAGATCAACGCCCTCGTGTCACCCGACATAATCGCGGCGCTCTACGACGCATCGGACGCCGGCGTCGAGATCGACCTGATCGTGCGCGGCATCTGCTGTTTGCGCCCGCAGCTGCCGGGGGTGAGCGAGCGGATCCGCGTGCGCAGCATCGTCGGGCGCTTCCTCGAGCACTCGCGGCTCTTCTACTTCGCCAATGGCGGGGCCGAGGAGTACTACGTGGGGTCGGCCGACTGGATGCCGCGCAACCTGGAGCGGCGGGTGGAGGTCGTGGTCCCGGTCGAGGATCCGGTGATGCGGCAGCGGATGTTCAGCCTGATCGAGACGTGGCTGGCCGACAACCGCCAGGCCTGGGAGCTGCATCCCGACGGGCGCTACGTGCAGAGCGCGCCGGGCGAGGCCGACGAGCTGGCGACGCATCGCAAGCTGCTGCGTGACCCGTGGGGGCTCGATCGCGCCGAGTCGCGCTACACGACGGCCGAGATCCGCGCCCTCGTCCCCCCGCCTCCCGCGCTGGACGCGGACGGCAACGGCCACGCGGCGTTGGGCGCTCGCCCCAAGGGAAAGCGGGCCACCAGGCGTTAG
- a CDS encoding phosphate transport system regulatory protein PhoU, translating into MSPAETASGFRHFHEQLATLKQRLLDMSARAEELVDLSVDALLTQDREKAEVVIEGDREIDLLENEVESLAVQLLALQQPMARDLRFIISAIKVSSDLERVGDHAVNIAQSALRLIALRSPIILNPEIEDMARRARRMLGEALDAFIRGDGMLGREVCKADDAVDALHNSLFRILLTHMMADARTINPSLELLLVSRNLERVADLATNIGEDAVYLAEGKQIKHHAEAGERAPAAAS; encoded by the coding sequence ATGAGTCCCGCCGAGACGGCCAGCGGATTCCGCCATTTCCACGAGCAGCTGGCGACGCTCAAGCAGCGCCTGCTCGACATGTCGGCGCGCGCCGAGGAGCTGGTGGACCTCTCGGTCGACGCCCTGCTGACGCAGGACCGGGAGAAGGCAGAGGTCGTGATCGAGGGTGACCGCGAGATCGACCTGCTCGAGAACGAGGTGGAGTCGCTGGCGGTGCAGCTGCTGGCCCTGCAGCAGCCGATGGCGCGCGACCTGCGCTTCATCATCAGCGCCATCAAGGTGTCGAGCGACCTCGAGCGGGTGGGCGACCATGCGGTGAACATCGCCCAGTCGGCCTTGCGCCTGATCGCGCTCCGCTCGCCCATCATCCTCAATCCCGAGATCGAGGACATGGCGCGGCGCGCGCGCCGGATGCTGGGCGAGGCGCTGGACGCATTCATCCGCGGCGACGGGATGCTGGGACGCGAGGTGTGCAAGGCGGACGACGCGGTCGATGCGCTGCACAACTCGCTCTTCCGCATCCTGCTCACGCACATGATGGCCGACGCCCGGACGATCAACCCGTCGCTGGAGCTCCTTCTCGTCAGCCGCAACCTCGAGCGGGTCGCCGACCTGGCCACCAACATCGGCGAGGACGCGGTGTACCTGGCGGAGGGGAAGCAGATCAAGCACCACGCCGAAGCCGGCGAGCGGGCGCCGGCGGCCGCGTCCTGA
- a CDS encoding phosphate ABC transporter ATP-binding protein, which produces MEARRFSFWYGEKQALHSIDLTMPARSVTAFIGPSGCGKSTFLRSINRMNALIPGTRHEGSIHLDGEELYGRAMDVVQLRQRVGMVFQRWNPFPKSIYDNVAYGPRINGTGRRSELDDLVESALRRAALWDEVKDRLKQSALGLSGGQQQRLCIARALANQPEVLLLDEPASALDPIATQKIEELLYELKSELTIVIVTHNLQQAARVSDQTAFFYLGRLVEVDATERIFTSPRQERTEAYITGRFG; this is translated from the coding sequence ATCGAGGCCAGGCGCTTCTCCTTCTGGTACGGCGAGAAGCAGGCGCTGCACTCCATCGACCTCACGATGCCGGCGCGCTCGGTCACCGCGTTCATCGGCCCGTCGGGGTGCGGGAAGTCGACCTTCCTGCGTTCCATCAACCGGATGAACGCCCTCATCCCCGGGACGCGGCACGAGGGGTCGATCCACCTGGACGGCGAGGAGCTGTACGGGCGCGCGATGGACGTGGTGCAGCTGCGCCAGCGTGTGGGGATGGTGTTCCAGCGCTGGAACCCCTTTCCCAAGTCGATCTACGACAACGTGGCGTACGGCCCGCGCATCAACGGGACCGGGCGGCGGAGCGAGCTCGATGACCTCGTGGAGTCGGCGCTCCGCCGCGCCGCGCTCTGGGACGAGGTGAAGGACCGCCTCAAGCAGAGCGCCCTCGGGCTCTCGGGGGGGCAGCAGCAGCGGCTGTGCATCGCCCGGGCGCTGGCCAACCAGCCCGAGGTGCTCCTCCTGGACGAGCCGGCGTCGGCGCTGGACCCCATCGCGACGCAGAAGATCGAGGAGCTCCTGTACGAGCTCAAGTCGGAATTGACCATCGTCATCGTGACCCACAACCTGCAGCAGGCCGCCCGCGTGTCGGACCAGACGGCATTCTTCTATCTCGGACGTCTTGTCGAGGTGGACGCGACGGAGCGTATTTTCACCAGCCCGCGCCAGGAGCGCACCGAGGCGTACATCACGGGGAGGTTCGGATGA